One segment of Elusimicrobiaceae bacterium DNA contains the following:
- a CDS encoding response regulator produces MFQIGLVDDSVILRSAIRNVLESSGYEVVIEAGGSSDLFAKLEQKTPQLILLDVFFPQENGLDILARLKKQYPAIKVWMVTGLRQETIAAEAKRLGADGILYKPFDTDDLLNAIKHAQ; encoded by the coding sequence ATGTTTCAAATAGGATTAGTAGATGATTCTGTGATTTTACGTTCTGCCATCCGTAATGTGTTGGAATCCTCCGGCTATGAGGTGGTGATAGAAGCGGGCGGTTCTTCGGATTTATTTGCTAAGTTGGAGCAAAAAACACCCCAACTCATTTTACTGGATGTGTTTTTTCCGCAGGAAAACGGATTGGATATTTTGGCCCGACTTAAAAAACAGTATCCGGCCATTAAAGTATGGATGGTGACGGGACTGCGGCAAGAAACCATTGCAGCAGAGGCCAAACGCTTGGGCGCGGACGGTATTTTGTATAAACCGTTCGATACCGACGATTTACTAAACGCCATCAAACATGCTCAGTAA
- a CDS encoding prepilin-type N-terminal cleavage/methylation domain-containing protein, with the protein MLLKSKRAFTLIELLVVVLIIGILSAIALPQYQKAVEKSKASQALILLRNTANAQKVYFLANGTYARTFSDLGVDIPWIGTEKGSEEDFITDTRSNGKWSIQIRWTSDALSSTYITYLTGKYKGAGFLLYNGHEGEPTSYIVCTERNTQGVRFQGKAGDFCIKIMNGQRYFSGNITTYYLP; encoded by the coding sequence ATGTTGTTAAAAAGTAAGCGAGCGTTTACGCTCATTGAATTGTTAGTAGTAGTGTTGATTATTGGTATCTTATCGGCGATTGCGTTACCGCAATATCAAAAAGCAGTAGAAAAGTCGAAGGCATCACAAGCTCTTATACTACTGCGCAATACCGCAAACGCACAAAAAGTTTATTTTTTAGCCAATGGTACGTATGCTCGTACATTTAGTGATTTAGGAGTGGACATACCGTGGATCGGGACAGAAAAAGGTTCAGAGGAAGATTTTATCACAGATACTCGTTCAAATGGAAAGTGGTCTATCCAAATCAGATGGACGTCGGATGCTCTTTCATCCACCTACATAACCTATTTGACAGGTAAATACAAGGGAGCTGGTTTCTTGCTTTATAATGGACATGAAGGAGAACCGACGTCCTATATTGTATGTACCGAACGCAATACTCAAGGTGTGAGATTTCAGGGAAAAGCTGGTGATTTCTGTATAAAAATAATGAATGGGCAGAGGTATTTTAGCGGTAATATAACTACTTACTACCTTCCCTAA